The genome window cccggacctcacacgcCCATTTGCAAGtgttgcacatatttagggggagatgtgctacaacttgaccctttgagactaactgtgtgcttgagtttgcttaatttagtctcaaaggaggtttgaaagggaaaaggtggacttggaccatgcaagacttccactgcactccgatgaaatagtaactaattccaagttcatccttgtactcttattgcctttttactctaaggtgaagattttggtgaggcactggggttaaagggccaagattgatcccgttttggtgcttgatgccaaagggggagaaaataaggccaaagcaacaaatggatcagctatcacttgagaattttgaaaatagtagaatagagtttttgatttggcaaaaatctcttatttgtcaaaagttggcctcgtgTGGGGAgagtggttgattatgggaaaaagggggagtttttgaatctttgatcaatttctcttggaacaactctctttatatctcaacaagtgtgtttgacttagagataggaaattgaatttgatttgcaaaaacaaaccaagtggtggcaaagaatgatccatatatgccaaatttgaatcaaaacaaatttgagttttcatttgcattgatgttgcacttcttttagttgttttatattgtgttggcataaatcaccaaaaagggggagattgaaagggaaatgtgcccttgggccatttctaagtattttggtgatttagtgtccaacacaagtgcttaagtgataaactatgtcaaatgatggataaggtgcaaatcaatacaaagctatgattctagacttagtacattggtttttgtgtactaacatgtttgtctaagtgttagaatcagagaaaatgcaattgaaaaagagtggctcgaagcagccaaaagtctgctcagtctgggtgcaccggacagtgtccggtgcgccaggttggctctggcgaactggctgctctcgggacttcgacggcggcgtacgactataaatcaccggactgtccggtgagccaacagtcggccgggccaatggtcggccgcggaatccgcgcgtgacgcgtggcaagagccaacggtcagaaggagcaccggactgtccgatgtgcaccggacagtgtccggtgcgccaacggctaggaatctgcaacggtcggcttcgccaaataatgaaggagatccgcactggacagtgtccggtggtgcaccggactgtccggtgcgccaggcgacagaaggcaaggattgccttcctggaatgctctcaacggctcctagctgccttggggctatcaaagggacccctaggcgcatggaggagtacaccaagcattctctaagcattcctaagcaccaagacttcgattccgcgcatttgattctttgtgatagcaactagagctccatttgagttgtgagctcaccgggttgtgttgtgagctcttgctgcgacttgtgtgcgtgtttgatactctgatttcgtgtcttgtgtgcgttgctcatcccttccttactccgtgcttctttgtgaaaatcaaagtgtaagggcgagaggctccaagttgtggagattcctcgcaaacgggatatagtaaaacaaagcaaaacaccgtggtattcaagtgggtctttggaccacttgagaggggttgattgcaaccctcgtcctttgggacgccacaacgtggagtaggcaagtgttgaacttggccgaaccacgggataaaccactgtgtccatctgtgtttgatcttcttgtggttatagtGTCGTGCAAAGACtcttatctagccacttggctttattgtgctaactcctaactaagttttgtggcattaaagtttaagttttacaggatcacctattcaccccccctctaggtgctctcagctttgccgagtgtcagctggttgacactcggtaaagaatcttctttgccgagtaccaactCTCGGCCCTCGGCAAAGGTTAACGGACGTCAGCTctagacggccgctgacggccctttgccgagcaccACCTTCGCCGAGCGTTCGGCACTCGGCAAAcactactttgccgagtgtatttctGTGCCGAGAGTCCTACACTCAGTAAACgagctcgttaccgagagcaggactttgccgagtgcggctctcggcaaaggctgctttgccgagtgcccgacaaaaagcactcggcaaagctcctGGCACTCAGCAAAGGCCTGGATTTCGGTAGTGCTCCAACCCCTCCGCTCTCCTCCTCCCTCGACCACTACGATGTCTGTCATCAAGGCCGCCGGCCATATGGTACCATGTCAATACCGGTATTGTAATACTATGGTTTGCAAAATTGCCAAATAGGGCCTTAGAACTTTTTTCAAACATCTTCCAATAAAAGTACATCGTACCGTAATTGTTATATTTACATTTCACAATAAATCTCTATCTTTATCTTTGtctctatctctactatattaaagcatcagTTGCGATGGTCGTTTCACGTCATCTTTTTGTAAATAACCCCACATCTATTTTAAATTAACTTGCTGCACATCGTCCCCTTCGCGTAAACAACCTCCACGTCCTAAACCACACCTCTACGTATAGATGACCAAACGGGCGGGCCGACACAGGTCTGTTAGGCCCGACACCCGCGGGCCACAGCTCTGGCCCATGCATGGCACGTCAGCCTGCTGACCATGTCGGACCAACCAGTTAGTCCGTTCGGACATTTGGTTAAAtcaacgtaaaatgttaaaaGCGGTGCAAGATGTGGGGTTCAAACCcacaccctgatggaagaagtcatctaaccagtagaacaacaTGCTCAGGTGTCCCCTCCGCGCAATCAACCTCTACGTCCCAAACCACACCTCCatatatagatggccaaatgggcggCCCGGGCCTAGGCATGGCATGCCAGCCTGATGAccgtgccggcccggcccgttagcccgtaaaatgttaaaaatcgATACAGGACGTGCGGTTCGAACCCACGCCCTAATGGAAAAAGGGCAGGAGGTACTGGGTGAAGTcgcctaaccagtagaacatcatgttcatgtgtttttaatattgaatataaattgtacgtatgtatatacgattttttgtaaagtaaaaaatataatcgtgccgggccgggccagcactacgggccaagACTGTGGCCCAAGCTCGGCACGATGCTCATGGTGGGTTGGcccagacactattaaatgggcCATCCCCaggtcgggccagcactacgggccaagACTgtggcccaagcacgacacgatgCTCGTGGTGGGCTGGcccagacactattaaatgggcCATCCCCTGAGCCGCCCCGCCAGACATGacacatttggccatctatacctctgcacgataatgatggttctCACCTCAGTTGCTGCCACCTCGTTCGTTATcttgcttcttttctctctcctctcATGCCTCTACCTCTGCGCCACCCCATTCTTGACAGAGGGCGTGGGAGCAGGCGCCTCCTTCCCGTATTCGTCTGACACCTGTCTCGACACTGACCtacgcagtggctattgcacgtccacgaggacatTTCACAACATGAACGCACCTTGGATGTCATGTTTGTCTTTCCGACCTTCGCCTATTTTCCCTCCCCAACCTGCTACCCCGCCCATGGTCGCATCCGCGAGACGACCGACACTCGTCGACGCGGGTACAGGCGAGTCAGTATTGATCCTGGCCTTTCTCCATGCGTACCGCCGAGAGGACACGGTGGCGCCTGTCACGCTTAGATTATCTTGTCGATGatgagtccaggtctgagatattggacaaccaagaccCATAGCGCGGCAGCAGTCAGCATATGCTAGAGTCGGTGGTGGTATTGTGTCGCCTCAACGGGTTTAGGGCTGggaaggcactcgcattctctcgcccttctcagaCCGATGCCTGGTGCGTGTGCCTCTTGGTTTGGAGTTGCTCCGGCTGGACTTTTTTTTCCCGCTtatgtgctctctccctatatatatCTAGcgttatactacctatgtcgcatccagatgtctaggtcttcgtcgtgtccttctccgccaacgaacaggtatgctcgcctcttcccttcccttcgtgctctacgaaaccttggaagtgggtgaGGTGAGGGATGAGGGGTCCCTGATTTGTTGCCTATGGTACCCGTTTGATGGCTCGACATCGCTTTTCTAAATATCCTTTCCCTTACCACGGTGTCGACTCGGTATGCTTCTACCACTTCTATGTACGAGTCACCCATACTTCTATcattgcaaaaattattgtgttgttcCTCTGTTGTTTTGGGCGTTAGTTTTTTTGTTGTACTAAGGTCTGAGCATAATTTGGGTatgttaatactttatttattgtctgcatgtggtttgtgttcttcttatgatggctcatggatcctgcaaaatatgtgttaggatttggagatccatGTGAGCACTACCACAGGGTGCTCGTCCCTTGTGTTCTTGGATCTTGCAtgtattaggtcgtttctgagaccacattggcgcaattgactccatggtgtttgaggttgctgaattggatggagcagcaatgatttgtcacgctaagagcatctccaaaagactCTTCATTTTTTACTCTCTATTTACCTTATCATAAAGATTACACTCTATTTGTAGCATCTCCACTCCAACAGATTATCTATCTAGTTTGGCTAGTCAGGTGGCTAGCCAAATTTAGCTAGTGAGAGAGCTAATTTGGAGAGTCGGATAGCTTGACGAGCCAGATAGCTAGTCTGCtggagagttattttgttgtCGAATAGCTAAAATTTACCTTGACGAgctatttagctagtctcttggagatgctctaacagtAAAAGGAaaagttatttgttggttttaaacgttagtaattgctacgaagtatcaTAATTTGtttggagcgcatccagtttttattgatgcctgactttaggaaccactccatattttgatctatcttttttataaatttgaggtcatatgacttattttagaaacttgagctcacaaatttACTCTTATTTgatctctgtatggtggaattatgtcattttataatctctattTGTTCAGTCAGTCGTTATGAACTTTCTTCTAATCGCTCTCTTTattggccgtgttgtaccaaCATATATTAGATGAagtaaacaacaacatcagttagctaaataaaaaatattatacggaaagtggagacaatcaataaaaaatcttgagattttTTTATGGATAATTTATATaagtattgttgtgagccgtcacAACGCACGAACAATCTAATATTGTAACTATACAGTCGAGAGTAAATGTGAGGTGCTGTGATTGGTATTGGCATGGCATGCCCCCTTCCACGTTGATTCCGTCTACCTTTCCACGTACCACTCCGGCGTCCAGGCGTCCAGCCCGCCTTCCATTTCGACCGTCCAATCCAAATCTGACGTTCTCGATGTCCCCCATCAGCTGCAAACCCCTTGCGCGCCTACAAATTCGCAGCGCGACCAGACCTCTCCTCCGCCTTTCCCGTGTCGTGTCCCCCGCAGCAATCACCGCGAGGGTTTCTTCCAATCCCGTTCGTTCCGTTCCAGTTCCAGCATGGCGGAGCAGCCGCAGGAAGGCGGCGCGAGCCCCAAGCACGAGTCCCTGATGGAGAAGCTCGCCGACAAGCTCCAcgtcggcggcggcaagggcgactCCTCGTCCTCGGACTCCGACAGAGACGAGCCGCCCCACCCCTCGGCGCCGCCCACCGACGAGGTCAAGCAGCCCTCATTCTCCGACTCCACCGCCacggcggccgccgaggccaaggcCAAGGTGTTCCGCCTCTTCGGCCGCGAGCAGCCCATCCACAAGGCGCTTGGTGGAGGCAAGCGTATGGCTCTGTTTCCCACTCCCACGCTCCGGTTGGTGCTTGCTTTTGGCTTGAAATCGCTAGATCGGATCTGCTGAGGTGCTTGGGTGGGTTGCGGACTACTAGATCTGATCGCTTACGTTTTATGGGATGGGACTAGCTAGGGCTTTAGGAAGGAACCGGTCCTTTAGATCGGTCAGTGCAGTCCCGCAGATTGGGGTCTTACCTGATCCCGGCAAATGTAGGCGACTAGTCTGCTTGGTTACTCTATGCTTGCTTCAAATCTGACCAATGCAAGTCACTGCACGCCGGTACTTATCCGATCTGCATGCTGTGCCTGTGAATGCTATTATTCACTGCCAAGCTCGTCTGAGCTGAGGCATACAGTATCTTTGCAGTGTCTGGTCTACCACACCCCACACGAATGCTGGTGGCGTTTCTGTAACTGCCATACTGCTATTAAACTTTTGAATACATCTGGTCTCTCGTGTTTACCATAGTCGGAACCTATTATCTGCAAGCGCATATCAGAGCCGATATATATATTTGTCTATGGATCAATGCTGAAGGGCCCTTTTGGTTGCTTTGAATTAAGATTATGAAACCGTGGAGATTTGAAGTTTGTTTGCAAAAGAAATATCTGGTAGCCTTCATGTTATGTTTATCTCAGTAAATGTCTTTTCGTTAGAGCTGTTTGATACTACCTTATCTACTCTGAAATGAAAGGTTTTCGTTTAGGGAGACTGTGATGCTTGCGCGTGTTGTTGTGCCTGATTATATGCCTTTAATGTAACCAAATGACAACAAGCATCATCGGTTTGTGTCTAGAGCTGATATTCTCCTGCCTTAAGCTTGATGATTGATAGACTTGATTGGTGTAATGTCAATTGTGAGACACTGAGACCTAAATACCTGATCGTCTGTCATTTTACCTACCTTACTCATTACTCTTCTCTATTTTGCAGCTGCTGATGTGTTCCTGTGGAGGAACAGGAACATCTCCGCCGGAGTACTTGGTGGAGCCACAGCAATCTGGATCCTATTTGAATTGCTTGGCTACCATCTTCTTACTTTTGTTTGCCATGGTCTCATATTCTCTCTGGGTGTTCTCTTTCTCTGGTCTAATGCTTCATCGTTTATCCACAAGTAAGAGATCACCTCAGTATCATAAACTGCTCAAACTATAAAACATACAAGTTTGTCCATTGCTAGTTAGATGGGCATAGGCTAATTTCATGATGTGAAATTCTGCCCATCAATTCAGGTCTCCCCCAAAGATCCCAGAGGTGGTCATTCCTGAAGATTTAGTTGTCAACATTGCGGTATCCACTCGTTATGAGATCAACAGGGCCTTTGCTAATCTCCGCCGAATTGCTCTTGGCCGGGACATTAAGAAGTTCCTAATGGTATGCCCACTGTGTCATTTGCCTATGATGTACAATGGTTTGTACAGCAATCAAGCTACACTTGCCTCATTTTTTTCTCTATTGGAAAATTTAGGTTATTGCTGGGCTTTGGTTGCTTTCTGTCCTTGGAAGTTGCTGCAACTTATTGACCTTAGTCTACATTGGTAAGGGATCCAAGCAACTTAGGAAGAGCCTTGTTTTTAACCACTCTTGTATGTATCTGATTGGCTGACACTGGATCGTCTTCCTCTTATGCAAAACAGTGTTTGTGGTGCTGCACACAGTACCTGTCCTGTATGAGAAGTATGAGGATCAGATTGACACCTATGGCGAGAAGGGGTGGGTTGAGATTAAGAAGCAGTACGCCGTGTTCGATGAGAAGGTTCTGAGCAAAGTACCAAGGGGTCCCGCGAAAGACAAGAAGCACTAGAAGAAGTGATTCGAGGTTTGGCTCTCAGTAGGGAATGGTAGCAATCGGTTTGAGTCTCATCAGGAGACAGCGCTTGTGGGTATGAAGCGCCAATTTGCCACCTATGCATCGTGTTGTGTATGGCTGCTTTTTGTTTGATATTTGATGGGAGTAGCCGAATTGCTAGCTTTACCCTTCATCAGCGATGCATACACAGCATACGGTTTTTCGGTAGTGCTGTTTGATTTTGATCTGTGTTGTAAGATGTCATGCCAAGACTGTACCTGAGACACTGTTTTTGATACCGATGCAGTTTGGAATTTGATGGTTTTTGTGCTCTTTTGGTGAGCTTAGGTAACAGCATGCTTCTTGAGAGTGGCAACACGAAAACGGCAGAAACATGGTTCTTGGGTTAAAATTTATTTCAATATCTAGGATCCGAGCGATCTATTTTGTTTAGGATCAGAGTGATCAGAAAAGGAACATATCTAATGTAAACCATGTTTTTTGCAAATCTCGTGCAAACTTACTAAAATAAGTCTAAAAAATTCTGAAAAAACATGAATGTACATCTGAGATtacctcatatatatatatatatatatatatatatatatatatatatatatatatatatatatatatatatatatatatatatataattttatgGTTAAATTCATTTTTACTTTAGCCGTTATAAAAAAAAATAAATTTTTAACAAACAGTAATAGTTCAGATATACTAAAATTTATCTTTTTTGTAATTGCTAGAGTAAGATGAATTTGACCATGAAATTTTGTATATAAATCATGAAATTTTGTATATAAATGAGGTAAGCTCAGATGTATATTCATATTTTTTTAGAATTTTTTAAAACTTTTTTAGTAGGTTTTTTAGAATTTTTTAAAACTTTTTTAGTAGGTTTTTTAGAATTTTTTAAAACTTTTTTAGTAGGTTTGCACGAGTTTTCATTCGATATGTTCCGGATCAGAAAACGGTCGTAGACATGAGAATAGAACAGAACAGTTGTAGACAGAATATCCATTGCCACGCTCACAGATTTTGTTTGGAGTCTTGGAGAAGATATATATAAGCTGCTTTAAAAACCTTTCGTTGCCACAACCTACCAGTTTGTACATATACAGAAGGATGATGCGACCAGGAAAAGATGAAGAGAAGAGCGATCTACACCGCAGATCCATTATTAGTGTAATACAACAACAACCAGCACAGGCAAACTGGAATTTTGGTGGAGATGAAAACTGTCCTTCCTTGTCCTACACCAGATACTGGCTTTTACGGCCTGATTTCTTGTCCTTGTCCCCCTAACACGCACCCTTTTCTCATGTTCTTCTTATACACGATTACATGTTCGGTCTATTTCCTCATGGCTGCTTTGTGCTCTACTCTACTTCTCAAATTATGTTCATACATTTTTGCGCCTGATTTTCATATTGCTCAGAGGAAGTATGTCAACTGCTGCTTCTTTCTGGAGCCGCCTTCACCGTACAACTCGTTCCATTGCCTCAGCTCGCTCATTATGGCGCCTTCAGCAGCGAAACTTGCAGCCACCTGAATTTGAGAGTTTACAGAGTATTAACAACTTTGAACTGTCATTAGTTTACTTCCCAAGTTGAGAAGTGTTAATCTGTTTCCACATTGTTTCAAATTCCACTTGGTAAGACTAAGCGGATGGATTCACCTGGTTCTTTGCTTCTTTCAGATCTGTCATGTTCAGCGGCCTTAGAATGATGGTCTCCTCCTTTTCCTTCTTCGGAGGATCCGACGGAGTTTCTCCTTTCTCACACTTCAGCTTCTCCTGAAGGGATTGAAGATAAAGATTGCATAGTGAATTCATTCACACAATTCATCATGAGTTAAATTCTTAATATGCTGGCGGTTTGGTTTGATTACCAGCTCCTTCTTTCTTTCCTTCTGGATTAGCTCTCTCACAGGGCGATACGCTGCCGTCGTGCACAGGTTCTGTTAAAGAAGAATTCAGTGTCGAGCATAATTGATCTCTACTTTAGCTCTTAATACAGAGATACACAACTATCTTGCGTATTCTCAGAAAAATAAATCGGTGTTGAGCATGGTGCCTTTGTTTTTCATGGGGGCATGTGTGCGCATTCATGTTTCATGCTACTGACCTTGAGATCACTTCCACTATATCCTTCTGTCATGGTTGCTAGCTCCTTGAAGTCCAGCCCTTCATCAACTTTCTCCTTTGACAGAAGTCGCCGCATTATGAGTTCCCGACTTCCCATCGATGGCAGACCTACCATGATTCTGTTAATTAAAGAGAACACAGCTCAGGGAACAAATTGAGGGATGCATAAATGTTACTAGCATTTTGGGTGAAATATACAAACCTTCGCTCGAACCTACGGATTATAGCCTCATCAAGATCGAAAGGCCGGTTGGTTGCAGCAAGAACAAGAATTCTCTGATCCGGTCTTGACAAGAGGCCATCCCAGTGTGTCATAAATTCATTCTTGATCTTCCTCATTGCCTCATGCTCTCCAGCTCTGTTCCGCTGCCCAAGCATGCTATCAACTTCATCGACGAAAATGATGGTTGGTGATACTTTAGCCGCTAACGTGAACAATGCTCGGACATTCTTTTCGTCTTCACCAAACCACTTCGATGTGATAGTTGACATAGAGACATTTATAAAActtgcttgagcttcatttgctaTAGCCTTGGCAAGCATAGTCTTGCCTGTTCCTGGAGGACCAAAAAGTAATATACCTCTGCAGGGTTTAAGAAGACCGCCTTTGAAGAGGTCAGGCCGTCTTAGAGGAAGCATGACAAGCTCTTGAAGGGATTCTTTGATATCATCCAAGGCACCAATATCATCAAATGAAACTCCAATTTCATTAGCAGGTATCACTTCTGGTCTAATACGCTTTTCAAACTCATTATCGGGTGTTACTTCCTAatggaagaaaaataaaaaagtaCAAGTTACAGACTGACAATTGATAAATTAGTTCCTCTAGGGCACACATAGAAAACAATTTTCTGAAAGATTCAGTTAGAATAACATTACCGGTGCTTTTGCAACTGGAGGTGGATTATCCttcttttcaagttctgttttgcTCTCAATTCTAGGAGCAGGGGCACTAGcgggagcagcagcagcagcagccggagcCCGAGCAGGTGGCAGTGATGTTGCTGATTTTGTTTCTGATTTTGCAGTGGTTGGAGCAGTTGCCTTTTCAGCAGCCTATATATTTGATGTATGGTATGTGAATACTTACACTTTTTAAATGTTTCCAGACAAGTGAAACGAGAATACCCAGGAAATTAGGCATCTTCATATTAAGAAATATAAGGTGAGCCTAAATGATTCAAACTTAGCTATTTTCTTAAGTCTAAATAAATGAATCTGAATGTCATTGTTTTGTTGTAGCCACTGGTCATCTTTTAAATGGGTCACTCAGCAAAATTTGTCATAGCATCATTGGCAATCTAGTAGCCTTGTTCAACACATAGGGAAACCAAATAACCACTCATCAGAATGTAGCATTAAGGGTAACAATTTTTTATCATCATGTGTATGTTTAGAATTGTATATATATGTGATGTAAGTCAGTACAAGAGTAAGCAATGTATTTTTCATCAATTTGTGCATCTAGCTGTGTATATCTTGATTAATTATAATATTACATCGACAAGGAGGAAATTAATTGAATAAACCTTTAAGGCGTCATCTGTCGCTTCCAATTTCATGCTGTCCTTATCACTTATCTTGTTGCCTTGAAAAATTTCCAATGCATGGGACAAGCTGTTCAATGGAAGAGTCATAAACCAAGGAAGAAATGAAAAGATCCACAAAAACTATTTTAATCTGCTAACCTCTTTGTGGATAGAACTAATTTCCCATTTCGATACTCTGGATCTTTGTTATTCATCAAGTGATACGAAACTGCAGACACCACAATTTCCTCTATATACTTGCTAAGGCACATAGTATCAGATAGGCAAATCGAACCTAAATCATCACATTCAAGATCATTTTCTGCAAGCACTTCCATAATATGATTTCGGTTATCTTGAAACTGAATCATCTTCATGTCTTCTTCTAATTGGGAGTTCCAACTTACAAGGTGGTTTTCATTTTCAGGTGGCTTGATTTCTATATTATATGGGAACAGAACAGTCAATCTGTCATCCGATTCCTCATCACTGTTCATATCTACAATCCTTGATCCGAGGATTAACACTGGACCTTCAAGCTTGTTTAGTAGTTTCTCAAACAGGAGATACATTTTTGGGGACTTGTGAAGGAACTTCTCAACATCTCTTATATAGAGTACAACTGGGTACTTCTTTGACACTGAAAGCAGAACCTTGTACAATGCTTGCACTAAAATTTTCTCATCAAAAGTCCAACTGCTTGACCGCCTAAGAGGAGCTGCATTTTTTGTAAAACATGCCCATGAGAACAGAAAAGATTTATAAATCAAATCAACAATGCAGCAAGACTGCAAGAATTACGAAGGTAACAGCTGCAACAAGTTGTATGTTTCCTCCATGCTTACTGAGTTCAAATATTCTTGTTTGCTTATTTTCAACTATATGCAGTGTTATCTCCAGAAAAAAAACATATTGTGAAAAAGCGCATGGGTCACAATATTAAAGAGATTTTTTTTTTAAATAAGGCCCAATCTAATGCTATAGTTATGATTCTTGCAGTTTGCTCATAAATAGCATACAGGAAAACTAAGAATATTACCCAGTGACATGAATTCTTAATCATGTGCTACTATAAGTGTTTCAAAAGAACATCTTATGACCTGTACTAGTTGAAGGTCCTTGCGAAGCCATGCTACTCATATCAGAGGAAGTAGATGCATTTCTTCTGAGCTTTGTTAAGTTGCTCATACTCTCAGAACTCCTGGAAAATTGCATAAAGAAGAGAACAAAATAACTGCATTGTAGTTTCTGTAATAAGCTCACTAAAGCTTATTTTTTAAAGAATGCACA of Zea mays cultivar B73 chromosome 8, Zm-B73-REFERENCE-NAM-5.0, whole genome shotgun sequence contains these proteins:
- the LOC103634999 gene encoding uncharacterized protein, yielding MEAKSVVMSALGIGIGVGVGLGLASAPWAAGASASSRAAGVTVDRVEQDLRRLLVDGADTKVTFDEFPYYLSEQTRVVLTSAAYVHLKQADISKYTRNLAPASRTILLSGPAELYQQMLARALAHYFQAKLLLLDPTDFLIKIHSKYGTGGSTEKTVKRSISETTLERVSGLLGSLSILPQKEQPKGTIRRQSSMMDVKLRSSESMSNLTKLRRNASTSSDMSSMASQGPSTSTAPLRRSSSWTFDEKILVQALYKVLLSVSKKYPVVLYIRDVEKFLHKSPKMYLLFEKLLNKLEGPVLILGSRIVDMNSDEESDDRLTVLFPYNIEIKPPENENHLVSWNSQLEEDMKMIQFQDNRNHIMEVLAENDLECDDLGSICLSDTMCLSKYIEEIVVSAVSYHLMNNKDPEYRNGKLVLSTKSLSHALEIFQGNKISDKDSMKLEATDDALKAAEKATAPTTAKSETKSATSLPPARAPAAAAAAPASAPAPRIESKTELEKKDNPPPVAKAPEVTPDNEFEKRIRPEVIPANEIGVSFDDIGALDDIKESLQELVMLPLRRPDLFKGGLLKPCRGILLFGPPGTGKTMLAKAIANEAQASFINVSMSTITSKWFGEDEKNVRALFTLAAKVSPTIIFVDEVDSMLGQRNRAGEHEAMRKIKNEFMTHWDGLLSRPDQRILVLAATNRPFDLDEAIIRRFERRIMVGLPSMGSRELIMRRLLSKEKVDEGLDFKELATMTEGYSGSDLKNLCTTAAYRPVRELIQKERKKELEKLKCEKGETPSDPPKKEKEETIILRPLNMTDLKEAKNQVAASFAAEGAIMSELRQWNELYGEGGSRKKQQLTYFL
- the LOC101027215 gene encoding reticulon-like protein B1; protein product: MAEQPQEGGASPKHESLMEKLADKLHVGGGKGDSSSSDSDRDEPPHPSAPPTDEVKQPSFSDSTATAAAEAKAKVFRLFGREQPIHKALGGGKPADVFLWRNRNISAGVLGGATAIWILFELLGYHLLTFVCHGLIFSLGVLFLWSNASSFIHKSPPKIPEVVIPEDLVVNIAVSTRYEINRAFANLRRIALGRDIKKFLMVIAGLWLLSVLGSCCNLLTLVYIVFVVLHTVPVLYEKYEDQIDTYGEKGWVEIKKQYAVFDEKVLSKVPRGPAKDKKH